A window of uncultured Draconibacterium sp. contains these coding sequences:
- a CDS encoding CotH kinase family protein translates to MRHSLLNKINLLILLFLGLACTQISKELKEVNRIYLCDAENLNESKQKFTDSNGSDFLFGNADRRTNEQAFSGQNSIKLTPENPYGCTADLKGIGPDEYLRVTVWRKNPNNNGVIVIDGGEGFYHAGKFVVEKQNGWEKIFLEVYTPPNFIKDKVKVFVWSNSPDTVYFDDLEIEHRSKKEYPAYENNDALQLYIDEGDFDRLNEKRFTAFENSVLVNNDEDYSNVVLFDGNNFLNAKYRLKGDLLDHIQGDKWSFRFKLKKGFAWNNLLTFSVQNPLTRHFLDEWLAHKIFDQEDVLTTRYGLVPLRINNNSLGIYAWEEHFEKQLIESRERREGPIVRFDESLMWQRVLETKVTGREWDIDFFAATPVIPFGAGQLAADSLMLKKLEESQKLMFQYKNRTQAVSQIFDVDKLAQYYALVDVTQAYHGFTWHNQRFYFNPVTCLLEPIAFDGYIEGGVYKRFESKLSGMVDPASIQNLAKEELMLMQVFSDSLFNSNYINYLEKYSTPYFVEGITEKYKNEADSLSQLIQKEFPYYRFNFDLLEEQAKWIREHLNEIETNCKKIGEQVLAVNSDKFVREFTTDTNPNLISLMVHAYYDREKKELELLNFHNQNITILGAFMEDRLPESFDPAPELPAFKGGETQSISVSLSTCPSKVLFSVGDKMLEAEVYPWKYSSELTSRQRLEKNTGLTLPVVNGEMIFDGSYSFDTDVYIPHNVKKVVFKAGTQINLINGAAFISFSPVIMNGTESNPIKVYSSDHTAQGFNVIQPGEKSAMSFVEFSGLGSLAKEGWQTPAAVSLYEADVEIENCTFASNYNCDDALNIVRSHFDVKNCKFENTFADAFDSDFCTGEVRNCLFQTIGNDAIDFSGSRVKISECNMNEISDKAISGGEHSYLTVSECQIDGANIGIASKDLSELQLDKIEMNHTTYGLIAFVKKPEYGPGRITIDNLKLKDNLIFHQIEEGSVLTLNGKTIYGREKKLAEKLYQ, encoded by the coding sequence ATGCGTCATTCACTACTAAATAAAATTAACTTACTCATTCTTCTGTTTTTGGGGCTTGCGTGTACCCAAATTTCAAAAGAACTCAAAGAAGTTAATCGGATCTATTTATGCGATGCAGAGAATCTGAATGAGTCTAAACAAAAGTTTACCGATTCGAACGGTAGCGATTTCCTGTTCGGGAACGCTGACCGACGCACCAACGAGCAAGCGTTTTCCGGACAAAACAGCATAAAACTTACCCCTGAAAATCCGTATGGATGTACCGCCGATTTAAAAGGAATTGGACCTGATGAATACCTTCGGGTAACCGTTTGGCGAAAGAACCCCAATAACAATGGCGTTATAGTAATTGATGGTGGCGAAGGATTTTACCATGCCGGAAAATTTGTAGTTGAAAAACAAAACGGCTGGGAGAAAATTTTCCTGGAAGTGTATACTCCTCCAAATTTTATCAAAGATAAAGTAAAGGTATTTGTTTGGAGCAACTCGCCGGACACCGTCTATTTCGATGATTTGGAAATTGAACACAGAAGTAAAAAAGAATATCCCGCTTACGAAAATAATGATGCACTGCAGTTGTACATCGATGAAGGCGATTTCGACAGACTGAATGAGAAACGTTTTACCGCCTTTGAGAACAGTGTATTGGTAAACAACGATGAGGATTATTCGAATGTGGTATTGTTTGACGGAAATAACTTTTTAAATGCGAAATACCGTTTGAAAGGTGATTTGCTGGATCACATACAAGGAGATAAATGGTCGTTTCGATTTAAGTTGAAAAAGGGATTTGCCTGGAATAATCTGCTCACTTTCTCGGTTCAGAATCCTTTAACCCGGCATTTTTTAGACGAGTGGCTGGCTCATAAAATTTTTGATCAGGAAGATGTACTAACCACAAGATATGGTTTGGTACCTCTGCGGATAAACAATAACTCGCTTGGAATTTATGCCTGGGAAGAACATTTTGAAAAGCAGTTGATTGAAAGCCGTGAACGACGCGAGGGGCCGATTGTGCGCTTCGATGAGAGTTTAATGTGGCAACGAGTTCTTGAAACAAAAGTTACCGGGCGCGAATGGGACATTGATTTTTTTGCAGCCACACCAGTTATTCCGTTTGGAGCCGGACAGCTTGCAGCCGACTCATTAATGCTTAAAAAGCTGGAAGAAAGTCAGAAACTAATGTTCCAGTACAAAAACAGAACGCAAGCCGTTTCACAGATTTTTGACGTTGATAAACTGGCACAATACTACGCACTGGTTGATGTTACCCAGGCTTACCATGGTTTTACCTGGCACAATCAGCGTTTTTATTTTAATCCGGTTACCTGTTTGCTCGAGCCCATTGCATTTGATGGTTATATTGAAGGCGGTGTTTATAAACGGTTCGAATCGAAACTTTCAGGAATGGTAGATCCCGCAAGTATTCAAAATCTGGCAAAGGAAGAATTAATGCTTATGCAGGTATTTTCTGACAGTTTGTTTAACTCAAACTACATAAACTACCTTGAAAAATACAGCACGCCTTATTTTGTTGAGGGCATAACAGAGAAGTATAAAAACGAAGCCGATTCCCTTTCTCAGCTGATACAAAAAGAATTTCCGTATTACCGGTTTAACTTCGATTTACTTGAGGAGCAGGCGAAATGGATTCGGGAACATTTAAACGAGATTGAAACAAATTGTAAAAAAATAGGAGAGCAGGTTTTAGCTGTAAATTCCGATAAATTCGTGAGAGAATTTACCACAGATACCAATCCAAACCTGATTTCATTAATGGTGCATGCGTATTACGACCGTGAAAAAAAGGAGTTGGAACTTTTAAATTTTCACAATCAGAATATTACAATTCTTGGCGCATTTATGGAAGACCGTTTGCCCGAAAGTTTTGATCCCGCGCCGGAACTGCCAGCATTTAAAGGAGGTGAAACACAGAGTATTTCAGTTTCGTTAAGTACCTGCCCGTCAAAAGTGTTGTTCTCGGTAGGCGATAAAATGCTTGAGGCAGAAGTGTATCCCTGGAAATATTCAAGCGAATTAACTTCGCGGCAAAGGCTGGAGAAAAATACCGGCTTAACACTTCCGGTTGTCAACGGTGAGATGATTTTTGATGGCAGCTATTCTTTTGATACCGATGTTTATATACCTCATAACGTTAAAAAGGTTGTATTTAAAGCGGGTACTCAAATTAATTTAATTAATGGTGCCGCATTTATAAGTTTTTCGCCGGTTATCATGAATGGAACTGAAAGCAACCCAATAAAAGTATATTCAAGCGATCATACCGCACAAGGATTTAATGTTATTCAGCCCGGAGAAAAGTCGGCAATGAGTTTTGTGGAATTTAGCGGATTGGGAAGTTTAGCCAAAGAAGGCTGGCAAACGCCTGCAGCTGTTTCGTTGTACGAGGCTGATGTTGAAATTGAAAACTGTACATTTGCATCCAATTACAATTGCGATGACGCTTTAAATATTGTACGTTCTCATTTTGATGTAAAAAACTGCAAATTTGAAAACACTTTTGCCGACGCTTTTGACTCCGATTTTTGTACCGGAGAAGTTCGCAATTGTTTGTTTCAAACCATTGGAAATGATGCCATTGATTTTTCGGGAAGTCGTGTGAAAATATCGGAATGTAACATGAACGAAATAAGCGACAAAGCAATTTCGGGTGGAGAGCACTCTTATTTAACAGTTTCGGAATGTCAAATTGACGGAGCAAATATTGGCATCGCTTCAAAAGATTTATCGGAATTACAACTCGATAAAATTGAAATGAACCATACAACTTATGGTTTAATTGCGTTTGTAAAAAAACCGGAGTATGGTCCTGGCCGTATTACAATCGATAATTTGAAATTAAAGGACAATCTGATTTTTCATCAGATAGAAGAAGGATCTGTTTTAACCTTAAATGGGAAAACAATATACGGACGAGAAAAAAAATTAGCAGAAAAATTGTATCAATAA
- a CDS encoding T9SS type A sorting domain-containing protein — translation MNTKKSIHLIITFCLILIFGIQSNGQERLILGSDQQDFAHSIKTFNGKYYIVGTTRKNAESALDYYLLKLRSNGSVEKKFVYGFPKHDVANQLLVDDEGVMLMGSVYDNGFPNVDMHLVKLDNDENVVWERYYGTEFQDQGMNMIRTKDGGIAMIGFSNSRTDFGDMYIVKANSEGEMQWQNFFGPSYVDYGFGLVENNLGELILAGTQNGFYNPTQVDFLTHDADILLVKTDSSGNQIWYKTFGGKAHDWAKDIIAAPDGGYLVCGSTQSFGEGSFDVFLMKINESGEQIWLKTFGGAEFEYGEKLVSGADGNIYISATSASFSGNGKPDHFIIKTDADGELIWSKTFGGEGSDYSSGLVATPDSGVVFTGWTNAGELGKTDIVFYKLSKDGETQVISSILPTDSVTTLVVYPNPSAQQFTIEPITADTSELSFLLFNLEGKQIIQKTIQPNTKNAIQLNVESGTYIYRVEREGKLIQSSKQVIRK, via the coding sequence ATGAACACAAAAAAAAGCATTCACTTAATCATTACATTTTGCCTGATCCTAATCTTTGGCATTCAATCAAATGGCCAGGAACGATTAATTCTGGGATCAGATCAACAGGATTTTGCACATTCAATTAAGACTTTTAACGGCAAATATTACATTGTAGGAACCACCCGAAAAAATGCGGAAAGTGCATTGGATTATTACCTGCTTAAGCTTCGCTCCAACGGTTCTGTTGAAAAAAAGTTTGTATATGGATTTCCGAAACACGATGTTGCCAACCAGTTGTTGGTTGACGACGAAGGAGTTATGCTGATGGGAAGTGTGTACGACAATGGATTTCCAAATGTTGATATGCACCTGGTAAAACTTGACAACGACGAAAATGTTGTGTGGGAGCGGTACTACGGCACTGAATTTCAGGACCAGGGAATGAATATGATTCGCACAAAGGATGGTGGAATTGCCATGATTGGTTTTTCGAATTCGCGAACGGATTTTGGTGACATGTACATTGTAAAAGCAAATTCGGAAGGTGAAATGCAGTGGCAGAACTTTTTTGGTCCCTCGTACGTGGATTATGGTTTTGGCTTGGTTGAAAACAATTTGGGCGAACTGATTTTGGCCGGAACTCAAAACGGATTTTATAATCCTACGCAAGTTGATTTTTTAACACACGACGCCGACATTTTATTGGTAAAAACCGACAGCAGCGGCAACCAAATCTGGTATAAAACATTTGGAGGAAAGGCACACGATTGGGCAAAAGATATTATTGCCGCACCCGACGGAGGATACCTGGTTTGCGGTTCAACTCAAAGTTTCGGAGAAGGAAGTTTTGATGTTTTTTTGATGAAAATAAATGAAAGCGGAGAACAGATATGGCTTAAAACCTTTGGTGGCGCCGAGTTTGAATATGGCGAAAAACTGGTAAGTGGAGCTGATGGGAATATTTATATTTCGGCCACAAGCGCCAGTTTCTCGGGAAACGGAAAACCCGATCATTTTATAATAAAAACCGATGCCGACGGGGAACTTATCTGGAGCAAAACTTTTGGTGGCGAAGGTTCTGATTATTCATCCGGCCTGGTAGCCACTCCTGACTCGGGAGTTGTTTTTACGGGATGGACAAATGCGGGAGAATTAGGAAAAACCGATATTGTTTTTTACAAACTGTCAAAAGATGGCGAGACACAGGTTATTTCCAGCATATTACCAACCGATTCGGTAACTACACTTGTTGTTTACCCAAATCCTTCGGCCCAACAATTTACAATTGAACCCATTACTGCCGATACCAGTGAACTTTCCTTTTTGCTTTTTAATTTGGAAGGAAAACAAATTATTCAGAAAACAATTCAGCCCAATACAAAAAACGCCATTCAATTGAATGTAGAAAGTGGCACTTACATTTACAGAGTAGAAAGAGAGGGTAAATTAATCCAAAGCAGCAAACAGGTTATTCGTAAGTAA
- a CDS encoding DUF2079 domain-containing protein: MGLLNHYLFRTATHDYGNYNFAFWDYSHFRLSQIPTFKGNFLQDHFSFSLMYFVPAYWLLNWLTHTYTLIIIQVSLIILSAWYTLKIVQLKSDNIWLGAGVILYYFLLLGRYTAFSADVNLAIISSCFIPIFIYYFFIKKYLLAFAILLLSLFSRENIPLWFIFIFIVLIIDERKDKKAIWYAVSGIIISALYFILLFKVFIPMTESKEVSYGLFNYAALGKTPGEALVYMLRHPVEAVKLFFINHSNNPTYNDVKAEFYLVYLVSGGFVLLFRPKYIIWFIPIVAQKVLNDNPTRWGIATYYSIEIVTLLPLSVFLAIASFKKSWIQKTAIVLACIGAIFMTIHKLDHSNRKVPWTLNPSKVKVYSKKFYTSHYNVKAVNRLLATIPDTAKVSASNYILPHLAQRKSIYYFPNVKDAEYIVFSVYDNHYLLTHMQNENERNKYLGSNEWEITQHSFPVFLLKHNSKGTLNTNSIWTEADTIKCNYETISEKDKTILFSNGEKAEKTDLLSTEQARSLTHSIKLSTEARYGSKITLPDITQYDYLEINVWGLCEELNQIHLVSDCGKNYHFHCSVNNSIDSSGWKKFTLSYWVPKNAVTTECSMFIWNSGKTPVYIDDLEIIKKKLKLN; the protein is encoded by the coding sequence ATGGGACTACTGAACCATTACCTGTTTAGAACAGCAACTCATGACTACGGGAACTATAACTTTGCCTTTTGGGATTATTCGCATTTCAGACTTAGCCAAATACCGACATTCAAAGGCAATTTCTTACAAGACCATTTTTCGTTTAGCTTAATGTACTTTGTTCCGGCTTACTGGCTACTTAACTGGTTAACTCACACATATACCTTAATAATAATTCAGGTATCGCTAATTATTTTGTCGGCATGGTACACTTTAAAAATTGTACAACTAAAGTCTGATAACATTTGGTTAGGTGCTGGTGTAATTTTATATTATTTCTTACTGCTGGGAAGGTATACAGCGTTTTCGGCAGATGTTAACCTCGCAATAATTTCATCGTGTTTTATTCCGATATTTATTTACTACTTCTTCATAAAAAAATACCTTTTAGCTTTTGCTATTTTACTACTATCTCTTTTCTCAAGAGAAAATATTCCCTTGTGGTTTATTTTCATTTTTATTGTTCTGATTATTGATGAACGAAAGGATAAGAAGGCAATTTGGTATGCAGTTTCGGGGATTATAATTTCAGCACTTTATTTTATTCTTTTATTTAAAGTGTTTATACCCATGACTGAATCAAAGGAAGTTAGTTACGGTTTATTTAATTATGCAGCGTTGGGAAAAACTCCGGGCGAAGCACTTGTATACATGCTTCGTCACCCGGTTGAAGCAGTAAAATTATTCTTTATTAACCATTCCAACAATCCAACTTATAACGATGTAAAAGCTGAGTTTTATTTAGTATATCTGGTTTCCGGAGGTTTTGTTTTGCTGTTCAGACCAAAATATATAATCTGGTTTATCCCTATTGTTGCACAAAAAGTACTAAACGACAATCCAACTCGTTGGGGAATTGCAACTTATTATTCCATTGAAATTGTTACACTTCTTCCCCTTTCTGTATTTTTGGCCATTGCTTCGTTCAAAAAAAGTTGGATACAAAAAACGGCCATTGTTTTAGCTTGCATTGGAGCTATTTTTATGACAATTCATAAACTCGATCATTCGAACAGAAAAGTACCGTGGACTTTAAATCCCTCAAAAGTAAAGGTTTATAGCAAGAAGTTTTACACATCTCATTATAACGTTAAAGCGGTTAATCGTCTATTGGCAACAATTCCGGATACCGCTAAAGTAAGTGCGTCAAACTATATTTTACCACATCTGGCACAACGAAAATCAATCTATTACTTTCCGAATGTGAAAGATGCGGAATACATCGTATTTTCAGTTTACGACAATCATTATTTGTTAACTCACATGCAAAACGAGAACGAAAGAAATAAGTATCTGGGAAGCAATGAGTGGGAAATTACCCAACATAGTTTTCCGGTATTTTTATTAAAACACAACTCCAAAGGTACACTCAATACAAATAGTATTTGGACAGAAGCTGATACCATTAAATGCAACTACGAAACAATTAGTGAGAAAGACAAAACCATTCTTTTTTCAAATGGTGAAAAAGCTGAGAAAACAGATTTGCTCAGCACTGAACAAGCACGCTCTTTAACTCATAGTATAAAACTTTCTACCGAAGCACGCTATGGATCAAAAATAACCTTACCGGACATTACCCAATACGATTATTTAGAAATAAATGTCTGGGGACTTTGCGAAGAACTCAATCAAATTCATCTCGTTTCTGATTGTGGCAAAAATTACCATTTTCATTGCAGTGTCAACAACAGCATCGATAGCTCCGGTTGGAAAAAATTCACGCTCAGTTACTGGGTTCCTAAGAATGCAGTTACAACCGAATGCTCAATGTTTATTTGGAACAGTGGCAAAACACCCGTTTACATCGATGATCTTGAAATCATAAAAAAGAAACTTAAATTAAACTGA